A genomic segment from Aspergillus puulaauensis MK2 DNA, chromosome 1, nearly complete sequence encodes:
- a CDS encoding HD domain-containing protein (COG:S;~EggNog:ENOG410PP5X;~InterPro:IPR006674,IPR003607;~PFAM:PF01966) — translation MGQSSQPHELITSISAFVTECMKDFDPSHNPQHIQRVVNLALRILKSEQAEMIKVGAQIDELTVHLAALLHDISDRKYLPKEDPAGSENGAIPPHKLVEHILRTHGADAALASRVQMIVSHVSYTTECKDPGAVKRLIEEEGYVELAIVQDADRLDALGAVGIGRCFTFLGAKGRDMLKDGDVWEMENSVRHFGEKLERLEGMMKTETGRRMARVRTERLVEFRRWWEEEIEEASV, via the coding sequence ATGGGTCAATCCTCACAACCCCACGAGCTCATAACCTCAATCTCGGCATTCGTCACCGAATGCATGAAAGACTTCGACCCCAGCCACAACCCTCAACACATCCAACGCGTCGTGAACCTCGCCCTGCGAATCCTCAAATCCGAACAAGCAGAGATGATAAAAGTAGGGGCCCAAATCGACGAGCTCACTGTGCATCTAGCAGCCCTGCTGCACGATATCAGCGATAGGAAGTATCTTCCCAAAGAGGATCCAGCGGGGTCAGAAAATGGGGCAATCCCGCCGCATAAACTAGTTGAGCATATTCTGCGCACGCATGGCGCGGATGCGGCTCTCGCGAGCAGAGTCCAGATGATTGTCTCGCATGTCTCGTATACGACTGAGTGCAAGGATCCTGGGGCTGTGAAGAGGTTgattgaggaagaggggtACGTTGAGCTGGCGATTGTGCAGGATGCAGATAGGCTGGATGCCCTTGGTGCGGTGGGTATTGGGCGGTGTTTTACCTTCCTCGGGGCGAAGGGGAGGGATATGCTCAAGGACGGGGATGtgtgggagatggagaatTCGGTCCGGCATTTTGGTGAGAAGCTGGAAAGGTTGGaggggatgatgaagacggagacagggaggaggatggccAGGGTGAGGACGGAGAGGCTGGTCGAATTTCGGAGGTGGTgggaggaagagattgaGGAGGCTTCTGTTTAG
- the cap2 gene encoding F-actin-capping protein subunit beta (COG:Z;~EggNog:ENOG410PH9Y;~InterPro:IPR043175,IPR037282,IPR042276,IPR001698, IPR019771;~PFAM:PF01115;~go_component: GO:0005737 - cytoplasm [Evidence IEA];~go_component: GO:0008290 - F-actin capping protein complex [Evidence IEA];~go_function: GO:0003779 - actin binding [Evidence IEA];~go_process: GO:0030036 - actin cytoskeleton organization [Evidence IEA];~go_process: GO:0051016 - barbed-end actin filament capping [Evidence IEA]) has protein sequence MADAQFDSALDLLRRLNPRDTKQNLQAITSLIPDLTEDLLSSVDQPLEIRRCPKTKRDYLLCDYNRDGDSYRSPWSNEFDPPLDDGTVPSERVRRLEVAANEAFDVYRELYYEGGVGSVYFWDLDDGFAGVILLKKGVSPGGKHSGEWDSIHVFEATDRARQAHYKLTSTVILHLSNETEALGEMDLSGNMTRQIEVDLPVDSDASHVANVGKLVEDMELKMRNLLQEVYFGKAKDVVGELRSVGPLSETNRDRATQQEMLRGLQR, from the exons ATGGCGGATGCTCAATTCGATAGCGCGCT CGACCTTCTCCGGCGGTTGAACCCCCGCGATACAAAGCAGAATCTGCAGGCCATTACGTCCCTTATTCCAGATCTCACCGAAGACCTCCTATCCTCCGTCGACCAGCCGCTCGAGATCCGTCGCTGCCCCAAGACAAAGCGGGATTACCTCCTCTGCGATTACAATCGTGATGGCGACAGCTACAGATCTCCCTGGAGCAATGAATTCGACCCACCGCTCGATGATGGCACAGTACCGAGCGAAAGAGTGAGAAGGCTGGAGGTTGCGGCGAACGAAGCGTTCGATGTTTACCGGGAACTCTACTACGAGGGTGGTGTTGGAAGTGTCTACTtctgggatttggatgaTGGGTTTGCGGGCGTTATTCTCTTGAAGAAGG GGGTATCTCCAGGCGGCAAGCACTCCGGCGAGTGGGACAGCATCCACGTCTTCGAAGCGACCGATCGAGCGCGCCAGGCTCACTACAAACTGACTAGTACAGTGATCCTTCACCTCTCCAACGAAACTGAAGCTCTTGGCGAGATGGACCTGAGCGGGAACATGACCCGGCAGATCGAGGTCGATTTGCCCGTTGATTCGGATGCAAGCCATGTCGCCAACGTCGGGAAACTGGTGGAAGACATGGAGTTGAAGATGCGGAACTTGCTGC AGGAGGTCTACTTTGGTAAGGCCAAGGATGTTGTTGGCGAACTCAGGA GCGTTGGACCGCTGTCGGAAACCAATAGAGACAGGGCCACCCAGCAGGAGATGCTCCGGGGACTGCAGCGGTAG
- the TAF5 gene encoding putative transcription initiation factor TFIID subunit (COG:K;~EggNog:ENOG410PFWW;~InterPro:IPR037783,IPR036322,IPR019775,IPR015943, IPR007582,IPR001680,IPR020472,IPR037264,IPR006594, IPR017986;~PFAM:PF00400,PF08513,PF04494;~go_function: GO:0005515 - protein binding [Evidence IEA]), with protein sequence MSAPGGAPSPAPRSGSMGPGAGVPMPSHQQQMASTPVGAPTPGPAPPPSGAMSQQNLNQIVIDYLAKKGYSRTEAMLRMESANQEIDGRPLPPLGEDARPKYRTGFDLLKVWVEDNLDLYKPELRRVLWPLFVYSFLNMVTSSYTPEAKQFFEANKNLFLPEHMEDVRVLEPISLPEHVQDNSIAKLYRGNKYRLVLSNPAFGSLMQFLESKQKEGGSVMSAILSSFCTIITKERAADDRFSFAAMLTQAGMGQSVPTEDEGIPGHHPGSAYTGDNPAMAGTLPRLKLAKLSMEQDLEGDVRAELADEDAKIPPAPGQNTLVQELDQMIKKEDDDEAPTRADIPYPPSTARDVAIEVQKVKENRDRFRIESRTGGVGPAVSVCMFTFHNTYDGVNCLDFSDDNLLVAAGMQESYIRVWSLDGKKITSADDRVDDHPTNSRRLIGHSAPIYAVSFAPSATPSENAVAPTNARWLLSSSADRTIRLWSLDLWQCMVVYKGHDQPVWDLQWGPFGHYFVSGGHDKTARLWVTDHIRQQRIFVGHDDDVDCVCFHPNSAYIFTGSSDHTVRMWAVTTGNAVRMFTGHTGNITALACSRDGRTLASADDHGSILLWDLGPGRLLKRMRGHGKGGIWSLSWSVESNVLVSGGADGTVRVWDVTGPAQDSSQGRVVGEGGAGTKIDGASSSANATQTSSTVGPGMGHGKKKGKDVVVSPDQISAFPAKKSPVYKVKFTNMNLIIAGGAYLP encoded by the exons ATGTCTGCGCCTGGCGGGGCCCCGAGCCCTGCTCCGCGAAGTGGGAGTATGGGCCCCGGTGCTGGTGTACCGATGCCTTCCCATCAACAGCAGATGGCTTCAACACCTGTTGGAGCGCCAACCCCGGGTCCTGCTCCACCACCCAGCGGAGCGATGTCGCAACAGAACCTGAACCAAATT GTCATCGACTATCTCGCTAAGAAGGGATACAGTCGGACAGAGGCCATGCTTCGTATGGAGTCTGCCAATCAAGAGATAGATGGCCGGCCCTTGCCTCCCTTGGGAGAAGATGCTCGTCCTAAGTACAGGACTGGTTTTG ATTTACTCAAGGTCTGGGTTGAGGATAATCTAGACTTGTATAAG CCGGAACTAAGACGTGTTCTGTGGCCGCTTTTTGTTTATTCTTTCTTGAATATGGTGACCTCTTCATACACACCAGAAGCTAAGCAGTTCTTTGAAGCCAACAAAAATCTATTCTTGCCAGAGCATATGGAGGATGTGCGGGTCTTGGAGCCTATCAGTCTACCCGAGCACGTACAAGATAATTCGATTGCCAAGTTATACCGTGGCAACAAGTATCGCCTAGTGCTCAGCAATCCTGCGTTTGGCAGCTTGATGCAATTTCTTGAAAGCAAACAGAAGGAAGGTGGTTCGGTCATGTCGGCGATCTTAAGCAGCTTTTGCACCATTATCACCAAAGAGCGGGCCGCCGATGATAGGTTCAGCTTTGCGGCGATGCTCACCCAAGCTGGTATGGGACAGAGCGTCCCCACCGAAGACGAGGGTATTCCGGGTCACCACCCTGGCTCTGCATACACCGGCGATAATCCTGCGATGGCTGGTACTTTGCCTCGACTCAAACTAGCGAAACTTTCCATGGAGCAGGATCTCGAAGGTGATGTGCGTGCGGAGCTCGCAGACGAAGACGCAAAGATTCCCCCAGCACCTGGTCAAAACACCTTAGTACAGGAGCTTGACCAAATGATCAAaaaagaggatgacgatgaagctCCGACTCGCGCCGATATTCCATACCCTCCGTCGACTGCCCGCGATGTGGCCATCGAGGTGCAGAAAGTCAAAGAGAACCGTGATAGGTTCCGAATTGAATCTAGGACCGGGGGTGTCGGTCCTGCCGTTAGTGTCTGCATGTTCACTTTTCACAACACCTATGATGG GGTCAATTGTCTAGATTTTTCGGACGATAATCTACTCGTTGCAGCTGGTATGCAAGAGTCATACATCCGTGTTTGGAGTCTAGACGGAAAGAAGATCACCTCAGCAGATGACAGGGTGGACGACCACCCAACGAATTCGCGCCGTCTAATCGGACACTCAGCGCCAATATACGCAGTCTCTTTTGCCCCATCCGCAACTCCCAGCGAAAATGCCGTGGCGCCAACAAATGCCCGCTGGTTGCTTTCATCCTCTGCAGACAGAACCATTCGACTCTGGTCCCTCGACCTATGGCAATGTATGGTTGTGTACAAGGGCCATGATCAACCAGTATGGGATCTCCAATGGGGTCCCTTCGGCCACTACTTCGTTTCTGGAGGTCACGACAAGACAGCCCGTCTCTGGGTAACAGACCATATTCGTCAACAACGCATTTTTGTCGGTCACGATGATGACGTTGACTGCGTCTGCTTTCATCCAAACTCTGCTTATATTTTCACCGGTAGCTCCGACCATACAGTGCGCATGTGGGCCGTAACAACAGGTAATGCAGTCCGCATGTTCACCGGTCACACTGGCAACATCACAGCGCTTGCTTGTAGCCGTGACGGCAGAACCCTCGCATCAGCAGACGACCACGGTTCCATCTTGCTATGGGACCTAGGACCCGGCCGCCTCCTCAAACGCATGCGCGGCCACGGGAAGGGAGGCATCTGGTCCCTCAGCTGGAGCGTAGAATCGAACGTTCTCGTCTCCGGCGGCGCAGACGGCACAGTCCGCGTATGGGATGTCACTGGCCCAGCTCAAGACTCATCGCAGGGTCGAGTCGTCGGGGAAGGCGGCGCAGGCACGAAGATCGATGgggcctccagctccgcgaATGCCACACAGACGTCAAGCACCGTCGGCCCCGGGATGGGCCacggaaagaaaaagggtaAAGATGTTGTCGTCTCGCCGGACCAGATCAGTGCTTTCCCAGCCAAGAAGAGTCCCGTGTATAAGGTGAAATTCACCAACATGAACTTGATTATTGCTGGTGGCGCTTATCTTCCTTGA
- a CDS encoding mediator of RNA polymerase II transcription subunit 11 (COG:S;~EggNog:ENOG410PSDC;~InterPro:IPR019404;~PFAM:PF10280;~go_component: GO:0016592 - mediator complex [Evidence IEA];~go_function: GO:0003712 - transcription coregulator activity [Evidence IEA];~go_process: GO:0006357 - regulation of transcription by RNA polymerase II [Evidence IEA]), translating into MAEENGSEKPIQVFTSADRIRQLNEIDKDVAKLIHSAGLAIQALTNARSNDPSSVDNSIDSHKARFKEATSQYFALLSSIDVRLRRQVYALEETSILAPDSSSKTGDLSGSAATAPGASNPLDVSWLNSRKDTVGKEKEAELWAAARQFVDRINQAHPGEQTAVKGGGQESMEVD; encoded by the exons ATGGCTGAAGAAAATGGCTCCGAGAAACCAATCCAGGTTTTCACTTCGGCCGACCGCATTCGCCAATTGAATGAAATTGACAAG GATGTAGCCAAATTAATTCACTCTGCTGGCCTTGCAATCCAAGCACTCACAAACGCGAGATCCAATGACCCCTCATCAGTGGACAACTCGATTGATTCACATAAAGCTCGCTTCAAGGAAGCTACATCACAATACTTTGCACTCCTCTCGTCAATTGATGTCCGACTCCGGCGTCAGGTCTACGCGCTGGAAGAAACTTCGATCTTAGCCCCGGACTCATCTTCTAAGACCGGCGACCTTTCTGGCTCGGCCGCAACCGCACCAGGCGCGTCCAATCCGTTGGACGTTAGCTGGTTGAATAGTAGGAAAGATACTGTGGgcaaggagaaagaggcggAGTTATGGGCGGCTGCGAGACAATTCGTTGACCGAATTAATCAGGCACACCCTGGCGAACAGACCGCGGTGAAGGGAGGAGGCCAGGAGAGCATGGAGGTGGATTGA
- the ppe1 gene encoding putative ribosomal protein/carboxylic ester hydrolase (Ppe1) (BUSCO:EOG09264E5J;~COG:S;~EggNog:ENOG410PI68;~InterPro:IPR000073,IPR016812,IPR029058;~MEROPS:MER0036069;~PFAM:PF12697,PF00561;~go_function: GO:0051723 - protein methylesterase activity [Evidence IEA];~go_process: GO:0006482 - protein demethylation [Evidence IEA]), whose protein sequence is MSDLQKSFAKSKLAKLPPEPPPIPETLAEEDGESSASSTDTVTPSPTKQLFARPGGRRGSSTSLEWTDFFARELYLSRTVNDIDIVHHAYLTPPTGSAPLFVMHHGAGSSGLSFATCAAEIRKILPDAGILSPDARDHGSTSVSRASEDGDAEPAKVQLDLSLDTLNQDLLFVIRETQAKMGWEALPDIVLVGHSLGGAVITDVAKNGELGAKLLAYAVLDVVEGSAMDALQSMETYLSTRPSRFPSVASGIEWHTRSRTIRNRTSARVSVPSLIYHEDTPTDPAKPWVWRTNLAETKPFWEDWFVGLSRKFLEARGGKLLLLAGTDRLDKELMIGQMQGKYQLQVFPDAGHFIQEDQPARTAQILVDFYKRNDRSALVLPPKVADMQASSAMKKGTGTGLPLGKPEGGSTGSLKRS, encoded by the exons ATGAGCGACCTGCAGAAGTCCTTCGCGAAATCGAAACTAGCCAAGCTACCCCCGGAGCCCCCTCCCATTCCTGAGACGCtcgccgaggaggatggcgagtcttcagcctcctcaacagaTACGGTGACTCCTTCGCCGACCAAACAGTTATTTGCCAGGCCTGGAGGCCGTCGAGG ATCATCAACGTCCCTAGAATGGACCGACTTCTTCGCCCGGGAGCTCTACCTCTCGCGAACAGTTAACGATATTGACATAGTGCATCATGCATACCTTACTCCGCCGACAGGCTCAGCTCCACTATTCGTCATGCACCATGGCGCTGGTTCTTCTGGCCTTTCCTTCGCAACCTGCGCCGCAGAGATCCGCAAGATCCTCCCTGACGCCGGTATACTTTCGCCGGACGCTCGAGACCATGGCAGTACATCTGTAAGCAGGGCCAGTGAAGACGGGGATGCCGAACCCGCGAAGGTCCAGCTTGATCTGAGCTTGGATACATTGAACCAAGACCTCCTCTTCGTTATCCGTGAAACGCAGGCCAAGATGGGCTGGGAGGCTCTGCCGGATATCGTCCTTGTCGGACACAGTTTGGGAGGTGCCGTTATCACGGACGTTGCGAAAAATGGTGAACTAGGTGCAAAGCTACTAGCATATGCTGTTTTGGATGTTGTCGAAG GGTCTGCAATGGACGCGCTCCAAAGTATGGAAACATATCTCTCAACTCGACCATCACGCTTCCCATCCGTAGCTTCCGGGATAGAATGGCA CACACGATCGCGCACAATCCGCAACAGAACCTCCGCCCGCGTCTCGGTCCCATCCCTCATCTACCATGAAGATACACCCACAGACCCAGCAAAACCTTGGGTCTGGCGTACTAACCTCGCCGAAACGAAGCCCTTTTGGGAAGACTGGTTTGTCGGCTTGAGTCGGAAATTCCTGGAGGCTCGCGGAGGGAAGCTTTTGCTTTTGGCTGGCACTGATAGACTGGATAAAGAGTTGATGATTGGCCAGATGCAAG GGAAATATCAACTCCAGGTCTTCCCGGACGCAGGTCACTTTATCCAAGAGGATCAACCTGCCAGGACAGCGCAGATCCTTGTAGATTTTTACAAGCGGAATGATCGCAGTGCACTAGTTCTTCCTCCCAAGGTAGCCGATATGCAGGCATCCTCAGCCATGAAAAAAGGAACAGGCACTGGCTTGCCTTTGGGGAAACCCGAGGGTGGGAGTACAGGTTCTCTTAAACGGTCTTAA
- a CDS encoding uncharacterized protein (COG:S;~EggNog:ENOG410PYXG;~SECRETED:SignalP(1-17)) encodes MKFTLVALTSLLALAAAQDSSSSTSDAPATTHSPTPQEQCLLDCDEKDVCCQAKCMNVPCPSDQQANDTNTCVSKCDQGDGSEADAKAYAECQAKCITTTYFPGATSATDSASSTSSGDSSATPTGSSDDDNDSNSNDDGDDSDSASGSESDSPSSTGSGDEPNESNAAVKLGASAAGLASFLIAAWAL; translated from the exons ATGAAGTTCACTCTTGTTGCTCTGACCTCGCTGCTCgccctggctgctgctcaggACTCATCTTCGAGCACCAGCGACGCCCCGGCTACCACCCACAGCCCGACCCCCCAGGAGCAGTGCTTGCTCGACT GTGACGAGAAGGACGTCTGCTGCCAGGCCAAATGCATGAACGTGCCCTGCCCTAGCGACCAGCAGGCCAACGACACCAACACTTGCGTTTCGAAGTGTGACCAGGGTGACGGCTCTGAAGCCGACGCCAAGGCCTACGCTGAATGCCAGGCCAAGTGCATCACCACCACTTACTTCCCCGGGGCTACGAGCGCCACCGACTCTGcttccagcaccagcagtgGTGACTCGAGCGCTACCCCAACCGGTAGCTCTGATGATGACAACGACAGCAACTCCAACGACGATGGGGATG ACTCGGACTCCGCCAGCGGCTCCGAATCCGATTCTCCTAGCTCGACCGGCTCTGGAGACGAGCCCAACGAGAGCAACGCTGCTGTCAAGCTCGGCGCTTCCGCTGCTGGCCTGGCTAGCTTCCTTATCGCTGCCTGGGCTCTGTAA
- the mph1 gene encoding 3'-5' DNA helicase (BUSCO:EOG092614O9;~COG:L;~EggNog:ENOG410PH1A;~InterPro:IPR027417,IPR001650,IPR014001,IPR006935, IPR039686;~PFAM:PF00270,PF00271,PF04851;~go_function: GO:0003677 - DNA binding [Evidence IEA];~go_function: GO:0005524 - ATP binding [Evidence IEA];~go_function: GO:0016787 - hydrolase activity [Evidence IEA];~go_function: GO:0043138 - 3'-5' DNA helicase activity [Evidence IEA];~go_process: GO:0006281 - DNA repair [Evidence IEA]) → MPQPDMSDLDGGSPDYLDDDLDGFLVRDDESPRSAKRRRVSARSERPRWRVDGNESNSESFGSQSDSYSDDNEHRRLSSRQSPFYSRDDPGEQKSKYKTFVSKQSSIRDNIFVTQLTQPPSPPEMIRGPRWKKPDAVPPPPVFDTAVTGPQAEDPDREHDYGDDDESLKAAIEASLQSFEEENARDTISVASKDLESATVPNTAESADFFDDIPDDAFDSDLSLSPPTRQTPQVPWATSEARMRPLGVRQTTLFDIAARSPATQPARGEQMISPPDKVEPPTQHRLNQDSLETWIYPTNLGKTRDYQFNITQKGLFHNLLVALPTGLGKTFIAATVMLNWLRWTQDAQIIFVAPTKPLVAQQISACLQIAGIPRSQTTMLTGEAPPGVRAEEWKAKRVFFMTPQTLTNDLKSGIADPKRIVLLVVDEAHRATGGYAYVEVVKFLRRFNQSFRVLALTATPGSTVESVQAVVDGLDISRVEIRTEQSLDIREYVHARNTDIQTFQNSDEMILCMDLLSSTLQPHVDQLRTLNAFWGRDPMALTPYGLTKARQQWMMSDAGRNANFGLKGKVNAIFTVLASMAHGIDLLKYHGITPLYRHLLHFQSNTDGQKGGKYQRQIVQDEHFKKLMNYLGPWTKNPEFIGHPKLEHLKQVVLNHFMDAGEGAHASQTATRVMIFVHFRDSAEEVTRVLKRYEPMIRPHVFVGQSSAKGSEGMGQKTQLDIVQKFKKGTYNTIVATSIGEEGLDIGEVDLIVCYDSSASPIRMLQRMGRTGRKRAGNIVLLLMQGKEEENYLKAKDNYEKMQQLIASGTHFTFHDDRSPRILPSGMKPISDKRHIDIPNENEAGDLPEPKKRKGRLPKKPPKQFHMPDNVETGFMTAATLTGTSKPKPKPKSKPKEKPKPRIPTPEPVLDPDVDDVLLTPAQQKELEQHYQDVGGTSPQFIRYPRSDAFPQLQSVQRPTKMVRHSSLTRRVIGALQRMNQVGADCDDRFKEVIARELKLSSEDSLLPCKSLTGGPRRHSPKINSKPTSPPSLPGNSEGEDTDPELPSPSKLFSAPEGHQRPKPFQPPRRVSQLVTLEDEFDLPDPNSLLTPGAGRGSIQKRRAMFDYDSDE, encoded by the coding sequence ATGCCGCAACCCGACATGTCCGACCTTGATGGAGGTTCCCCCGACTACCTGGACGATGACCTGGACGGTTTTTTGGTCCGCGACGATGAATCCCCGAGATCAGCAAAGCGACGCCGCGTGAGTGCCCGGAGCGAGCGGCCGCGCTGGAGAGTCGACGGTAACGAGAGTAACAGCGAGAGCTTCGGGTCGCAATCAGATTCCTACAGCGATGACAATGAGCACCGCCGGCTTTCTTCACGCCAATCGCCTTTCTATTCGCGAGATGATCCTGGAGAGCAGAAATCCAAATACAAGACGTTCGTTTCCAAGCAAAGCAGCATTCGGGACAACATATTCGTCACGCAGTTAACCCAACCCCCGTCACCACCTGAGATGATCCGTGGCCCTCGATGGAAGAAACCCGATGCTGTTCCTCCACCTCCAGTATTTGACACAGCCGTCACCGGTCCTCAAGCCGAGGACCCCGATCGGGAGCATGACTatggagatgatgacgaaAGCCTAAAAGCCGCGATCGAGGCATCACTACAATcatttgaagaagaaaacgcAAGAGATACTATCTCGGTTGCCTCAAAAGACCTTGAGTCTGCCACAGTGCCCAACACAGCTGAGTCGGCAGATTTCTTTGATGACATCCCGGACGATGCTTTCGATTCGGATTTGTCTTTATCCCCGCCGACAAGACAAACACCACAAGTGCCTTGGGCCACCTCTGAGGCTCGAATGCGTCCGCTAGGTGTGCGTCAAACAACCTTGTTTGATATAGCTGCTCGAAGCCCGGCAACCCAGCCCGCACGAGGTGAACAGATGATATCTCCACCAGATAAGGTTGAGCCTCCCACTCAACACAGACTCAATCAAGACTCTTTAGAGACATGGATATATCCTACAAATCTGGGCAAGACCCGCGATTACCAGTTCAATATCACTCAAAAAGGCTTGTTTCATAACTTGCTTGTAGCTCTGCCTACCGGCCTGGGGAAGACTTTTATCGCCGCCACTGTCATGCTCAATTGGCTACGTTGGACTCAAGATGCTCAAATTATATTCGTTGCTCCCACGAAACCGCTGGTAGCTCAACAGATATCCGCATGCCTACAGATTGCGGGTATTCCGCGCTCTCAGACAACCATGCTCACAGGTGAAGCTCCGCCTGGGGTTCGTGCAGAGGAATGGAAGGCAAAGCGGGTCTTTTTTATGACTCCCCAGACTTTAACCAACGACCTCAAATCAGGGATCGCCGACCCAAAACGAATTGTGTTACttgttgttgacgaagccCATCGTGCTACTGGTGGGTATGCCTATGTGGAAGTGGTCAAGTTTCTCCGGCGGTTCAACCAGAGTTTTCGCGTCTTAGCTTTAACCGCAACACCCGGTTCCACTGTCGAATCGGTGCaagctgttgttgatggactTGATATCTCGAGGGTAGAAATCCGTACGGAACAGTCACTTGATATCCGAGAGTATGTGCATGCGAGGAACACTGATATCCAAACATTCCAGAACTCGGATGAGATGATCCTCTGCATGGACCTCTTGAGTAGCACATTGCAACCACATGTCGATCAGCTCCGCACACTGAATGCTTTTTGGGGACGGGATCCGATGGCATTAACACCATACGGACTTACCAAGGCGAGGCAACAGTGGATGATGTCTGATGCTGGAAGGAATGCAAACTTTGGTCTGAAGGGAAAGGTCAATGCGATCTTCACTGTCCTCGCGAGTATGGCGCACGGTATCGACCTGCTCAAATATCATGGAATCACTCCGTTATATCGCCATCTACTACACTTCCAATCTAATACTGATGGACAGAAAGGTGGGAAGTACCAACGTCAGATCGTACAGGATGAGCATTTCAAGAAGCTCATGAATTATCTCGGTCCATGGACCAAGAACCCCGAGTTTATCGGACACCCAAAGTTAGAACACCTAAAGCAGGTTGTCTTGAACCACTTTATGGATGCTGGTGAGGGTGCTCATGCTAGCCAGACGGCTACCAGAGTGATGATCTTTGTGCATTTTCGAGACAGCGCTGAAGAAGTGACAAGAGTGTTAAAAAGATATGAACCCATGATTCGACCTCATGTATTCGTGGGGCAGAGCAGCGCCAAGGGCTCAGAGGGAATGGGTCAGAAGACTCAGCTTGATATTGTTCAGAAGTTCAAGAAAGGGACCTATAATACCATTGTGGCAACCTCaattggtgaagaaggattGGATATTGGAGAAGTCGACCTCATTGTTTGCTACGATTCTTCCGCCTCTCCTATCCGCATGCTGCAACGCATGGGGCGAACAGGCCGAAAAAGAGCTGGAAACATTGTCCTTCTCCTGAtgcagggcaaggaagaggaaaatTATCTCAAAGCGAAAGACAACTACGAAAAGATGCAACAATTGATAGCAAGTGGCACACACTTCACGTTTCACGATGATAGATCTCCGCGCATCCTACCGAGTGGAATGAAGCCTATCTCTGATAAACGACATATCGATATACCGAACGAGAATGAAGCCGGAGATCTACCAGAGCCAAAGAAACGCAAAGGACGGCTCCCAAAGAAGCCCCCGAAGCAATTCCACATGCCCGATAATGTCGAAACAGGGTTCATGACGGCAGCAACCCTGACAGGGACGTCAAAGCCGAAGCCAAAACCCAAGTCGAAGCCGAAGGAGAAGCCAAAACCCCGGATACCGACTCCAGAGCCTGTTCTAGATCCGGACGTCGATGATGTCCTGCTCACTCCAGCTCAGCAGAAGGAACTCGAGCAGCACTACCAGGATGTAGGAGGGACGAGTCCACAGTTCATCCGCTATCCTAGAAGTGATGCTTTCCCGCAACTTCAGTCAGTCCAGCGGCCGACTAAGATGGTGAGACACAGTTCCCTCACCCGGCGTGTCATCGGCGCACTGCAACGAATGAACCAAGTCGGGGCAGACTGTGATGATCGTTTCAAAGAAGTAATAGCGCGCGAGTTGAAGCTATCCTCCGAAGACTCTCTTCTCCCTTGCAAGTCTTTAACGGGTGGACCACGTCGGCACTCACCCAAAATTAACTCGAAACCTACTAGCCCGCCCTCTTTGCCGGGGAACTCTGAAGGTGAGGATACCGATCCAGAGCTCCCATCCCCGAGCAAGCTGTTCTCAGCACCCGAGGGCCATCAACGGCCGAAGCCGTTTCAGCCTCCACGTAGGGTCAGCCAGCTTGTCACTCTTGAAGACGAGTTTGACTTGCCTGATCCCAATTCTTTGCTTACGCCGGGCGCCGGGCGCGGGTCTATTCAGAAACGGAGGGCCATGTTTGATTATGACAGTGATGAATAA